One window of the Reyranella humidisoli genome contains the following:
- a CDS encoding pyridoxamine 5'-phosphate oxidase family protein: MSDPEDVMFSPAVKAEQTRLGSRAQFEGRTWNTEITDDLRQFLGVIDTFFLATASADGRPYIQHRGGPPGFLKPIGTRTLAFADFAGNHQYITLGHLRENDRAHIFILHFATQQRLKLWGRARIVEGDLELMERLVDPAYKARPQRAIAFTIEAWDINCRQHIVPRYSEAEIAPAVDRLAQRIKELEEEVTRLKGR; this comes from the coding sequence ATGAGCGATCCCGAAGACGTGATGTTCTCGCCCGCGGTAAAGGCGGAGCAGACGCGTCTCGGATCGCGCGCCCAGTTCGAGGGCCGGACATGGAACACGGAGATCACCGACGATCTCCGCCAATTCCTCGGCGTCATCGACACGTTCTTCCTCGCGACGGCCAGCGCCGACGGCCGACCTTATATTCAGCACCGCGGCGGACCTCCCGGCTTCCTGAAGCCGATCGGCACCCGCACGCTGGCCTTCGCCGACTTCGCGGGCAACCACCAGTACATCACGCTTGGCCATCTCCGCGAAAACGACCGCGCCCATATCTTTATCCTGCACTTCGCGACGCAGCAGCGGCTGAAGCTCTGGGGCCGCGCCCGCATCGTCGAGGGCGATCTGGAACTGATGGAGCGGCTGGTCGACCCGGCCTACAAGGCACGGCCGCAGCGCGCGATCGCGTTCACGATCGAGGCCTGGGACATCAATTGCCGCCAGCACATCGTGCCGCGCTACAGCGAGGCTGAAATCGCACCGGCGGTCGACCGGCTCGCCCAGCGCATCAAGGAACTGGAAGAAGAAGTGACGCGGCTGAAGGGCCGGTAA
- a CDS encoding aspartate/glutamate racemase family protein: MKILVANPNTSTGLTDRLVTAGKLVASAGTELLPMTAPRGVPYIATRAEAAIGSAMMLEMLAERRGTFDAAIVAAFGDPGLGGARELFDFPVVGMAEAAMLVACTLGRKFAIVSFAKALEPWFAEIVEWHGLSGRCAAIRTPDEGFRSIDDVQHEKEQVLIDLALGTVKNDGADVVILAGAPLAGLANTIRDRVPVPLVDGIQAAVTMAEGLVRLNPRKATQGTYRRPAPKDSKGLAGPLADVIAHRDS, translated from the coding sequence ATGAAAATCCTCGTCGCCAATCCCAATACGTCCACCGGCTTGACCGACCGGCTCGTGACCGCGGGCAAGCTCGTCGCCAGCGCCGGCACTGAATTGCTGCCCATGACCGCGCCGCGCGGCGTGCCCTACATCGCCACCCGCGCCGAAGCAGCGATCGGCAGCGCCATGATGCTGGAGATGCTGGCCGAGCGGCGCGGCACCTTCGATGCCGCCATCGTCGCGGCCTTCGGCGATCCTGGTCTCGGCGGCGCGCGCGAGCTGTTCGATTTCCCTGTGGTCGGCATGGCGGAAGCCGCGATGCTGGTCGCCTGCACGCTCGGCCGCAAGTTCGCGATCGTGAGCTTTGCCAAAGCACTGGAACCCTGGTTTGCCGAGATCGTGGAGTGGCATGGATTGTCGGGCCGCTGCGCCGCCATCCGCACCCCCGACGAGGGATTCCGCTCGATCGACGACGTGCAACACGAGAAGGAGCAGGTGCTGATCGATCTCGCACTCGGCACGGTGAAGAATGACGGGGCGGACGTCGTCATCCTGGCCGGCGCGCCGCTGGCGGGACTCGCCAACACGATCCGCGACCGCGTGCCGGTGCCGCTGGTCGACGGAATCCAGGCGGCGGTGACGATGGCCGAGGGTCTGGTGCGCCTCAATCCCCGCAAGGCCACTCAAGGGACCTACCGTCGTCCCGCGCCCAAGGATTCGAAGGGCCTCGCCGGCCCGCTGGCCGACGTGATCGCCCACAGGGACTCGTAA
- a CDS encoding ABC transporter substrate-binding protein translates to MNKSKAAILNRRTVLAAAGAATAALAAPRILRAQGKELVVGGAASHKNFVETIIAPVVEKKFSCKVVFEGSRSLVNLEKMQKNKDKQYLSVVMMDDPVMIPAVAEGLLDPLTAAKVPNLAALKPGTIHMDGMWCNYLQPWLGIAYNPKVMKVAPTSWADVYDPKYKGRVILPSLQNTEGLANLFMAAFLATGKPMAEAQKDIDAGFKKLVTIKPNLLTAYTQMPQAYNLLEQGEGFMISSAISQVALERKAAGAPVEIAVPKEGIFAMPSGVALVKGGPQPELAAGYINEMIGPEIQAKLSAATYSLPTNKDTPVPAGAPTNATIFGIDWKFVADNRADWVKRWDRDMAM, encoded by the coding sequence ATGAACAAGTCAAAGGCCGCCATCCTCAATCGCCGCACCGTCCTTGCGGCCGCCGGCGCCGCCACGGCGGCCCTGGCCGCGCCGCGTATCCTGCGCGCTCAGGGCAAGGAGCTCGTGGTCGGCGGGGCCGCCAGCCACAAGAACTTCGTCGAGACCATCATCGCCCCGGTCGTCGAGAAGAAATTCTCCTGCAAGGTGGTGTTCGAGGGGTCCCGCTCGCTCGTCAATCTCGAGAAGATGCAGAAGAACAAGGACAAGCAGTACCTGTCGGTCGTCATGATGGACGATCCGGTCATGATCCCGGCGGTCGCCGAGGGCCTGCTCGATCCGCTGACGGCCGCCAAGGTCCCGAATCTCGCCGCGCTGAAGCCGGGCACGATCCATATGGACGGCATGTGGTGCAACTACCTCCAGCCCTGGCTGGGCATCGCCTACAACCCCAAGGTCATGAAGGTGGCGCCCACCTCTTGGGCCGACGTCTACGATCCCAAGTACAAGGGCCGCGTCATCCTGCCGTCGCTGCAGAACACCGAAGGCCTCGCCAACCTGTTCATGGCGGCTTTCCTCGCCACCGGAAAGCCGATGGCCGAGGCACAGAAGGACATCGACGCCGGCTTCAAGAAGCTGGTCACCATCAAGCCCAATCTGCTCACGGCTTACACGCAGATGCCGCAGGCCTACAATCTGCTGGAGCAGGGCGAAGGCTTCATGATCTCGAGCGCGATCTCGCAGGTGGCGCTGGAGCGCAAGGCCGCCGGGGCGCCGGTCGAGATTGCCGTGCCGAAGGAAGGCATCTTCGCCATGCCGTCGGGCGTCGCTCTGGTGAAGGGCGGGCCGCAGCCGGAACTGGCCGCGGGCTACATCAACGAGATGATCGGGCCGGAGATCCAGGCCAAGCTCTCGGCCGCCACCTATTCGCTCCCGACCAACAAGGACACGCCGGTACCGGCCGGCGCGCCGACCAACGCGACCATCTTCGGCATCGACTGGAAGTTCGTCGCCGACAACCGCGCCGACTGGGTGAAGCGCTGGGACCGCGACATGGCGATGTAG
- a CDS encoding ATP-binding protein translates to MDQDLKATISRIAAALDRLAPPTPPGTDINGAEAYVWHATGHRLEAVPKVNRVNLDLLVGIDRQKETLVENTRRFAKGLPANNALLWGSRGAGKSSIVKAVHAHVNREMGGPPGPLALVEIHREDIPSLPALLTMIRDSSRRFIVFCDDLSFDGQDAAYKSLKAVLDGGIEGRPENVVFYATSNRRHLMPRDMIENERSTAINPSEAVEEKVSLSDRFGLWLGFHNADQDTFFSMIEGYCEFYGLDVPKDELRKQAVEWSITRGSRSGRVAWQFIQEIAGRLGKKLG, encoded by the coding sequence ATGGATCAAGACCTTAAAGCCACTATTTCACGCATTGCGGCAGCGCTCGACCGTCTGGCGCCCCCCACCCCTCCCGGCACGGACATCAACGGGGCCGAAGCCTATGTCTGGCACGCGACCGGCCATCGCCTAGAGGCGGTGCCCAAGGTCAACCGCGTGAACCTCGATCTCCTGGTCGGCATCGACCGCCAGAAGGAGACGCTGGTCGAGAACACCCGGCGCTTCGCCAAGGGCCTGCCGGCCAACAACGCCCTGCTCTGGGGCTCCCGCGGCGCCGGCAAGAGCTCGATCGTCAAGGCGGTCCACGCCCATGTGAACCGCGAGATGGGCGGCCCGCCGGGTCCCCTGGCGCTGGTCGAGATCCATCGCGAGGACATCCCGTCCCTCCCCGCACTCCTGACCATGATCCGCGATTCCAGCCGTCGCTTCATCGTGTTCTGCGACGACCTCTCGTTCGACGGGCAGGACGCCGCCTACAAGTCGCTGAAGGCCGTGCTCGACGGCGGCATCGAGGGCCGGCCGGAGAACGTCGTTTTCTACGCCACCTCGAACCGGCGCCACCTGATGCCGCGCGACATGATCGAGAACGAGCGCTCGACGGCCATCAACCCGTCGGAAGCCGTCGAGGAGAAGGTCTCGCTGTCGGACCGCTTCGGTCTGTGGCTGGGCTTCCACAATGCCGATCAGGATACGTTCTTCTCGATGATCGAGGGCTATTGCGAGTTCTACGGCCTCGACGTGCCGAAGGACGAACTGCGCAAGCAGGCGGTCGAATGGTCGATCACGCGCGGCTCGCGTTCGGGCCGCGTCGCCTGGCAGTTCATCCAGGAGATCGCCGGCCGGCTCGGCAAGAAGCTGGGATGA
- a CDS encoding PaaI family thioesterase, translating to MSSAHPDFHHVPKDFVHDSEILEILRANPPEALKTLNGELLDIDSTRGYARFRFEVVPAFCHSQGRICQGGFLTGMVDTAMANAAIVKGKLGVAVPTLELKISFFEAMGPGIVYAEGRVMRWGGTVGFLDGDLKDEKGRLIVHSTSTIKIVRPKVKA from the coding sequence ATGAGTTCTGCCCATCCCGACTTCCATCATGTCCCCAAGGATTTCGTCCACGATTCGGAAATCCTGGAGATCCTGCGCGCCAATCCGCCCGAGGCGTTGAAGACGCTGAACGGCGAGTTGCTCGATATCGACTCGACGCGCGGCTATGCGCGCTTCCGCTTCGAGGTCGTGCCGGCCTTCTGTCACTCCCAGGGACGCATCTGCCAGGGCGGCTTCCTGACGGGAATGGTCGACACGGCCATGGCCAATGCCGCCATCGTCAAGGGCAAGCTCGGCGTCGCCGTGCCGACGCTGGAACTCAAGATCAGCTTCTTCGAGGCGATGGGACCGGGGATCGTCTATGCCGAGGGCCGCGTGATGCGCTGGGGCGGGACGGTCGGCTTCCTCGACGGCGACCTCAAGGACGAGAAGGGCCGCCTGATCGTCCATTCGACCTCGACGATCAAGATCGTGCGGCCGAAGGTGAAGGCTTAG
- a CDS encoding 2Fe-2S iron-sulfur cluster-binding protein: MSFKVRIASAARTIDVPSGTTILDAALDAGISYPFGCQSGNCGACKSHLVKGEVTMTGYSEFALSDEEKARGMILACRAVPGSESEVAWLQEDDLIVHPRRLLACKVVSLNDATHDIKRIRLEIVSGGPFDFSAGQFASVTFEGCPPRDYSMANVPGDPVLEFHVRRTAGGATSAHVAEKLTVGDSVRVEGPFGASYLRESHRGPIIAVAGGSGMAPIKSVIERALQKELPQHIYFYFGVRSERDLYLHDHFAALAAKHKTLHFVPVLSEGGDSTLRHGLVHEAVAQDFDEVDGCKAYLAGPPVMVEAATLMLEQRGMRRADIHADAFYTAAEMATAGKKTGADQ; encoded by the coding sequence ATGAGCTTCAAGGTCCGCATCGCCTCCGCCGCCCGCACGATCGACGTGCCGTCTGGCACCACCATCCTGGATGCCGCGCTCGATGCCGGCATCTCCTATCCGTTCGGCTGCCAGTCCGGCAACTGCGGCGCCTGCAAATCGCATCTCGTGAAGGGCGAGGTGACGATGACGGGTTATTCCGAGTTCGCGCTTTCCGACGAGGAAAAGGCGCGTGGCATGATCCTCGCCTGTCGCGCCGTGCCGGGCAGCGAGAGCGAAGTCGCCTGGCTGCAGGAGGACGACCTGATCGTCCATCCGCGCCGCCTCCTCGCCTGCAAGGTCGTCTCCCTCAACGACGCCACGCACGACATCAAGCGCATCCGCCTCGAGATCGTCTCGGGCGGTCCCTTCGACTTCTCGGCCGGCCAGTTCGCGTCGGTGACCTTCGAAGGCTGCCCGCCACGCGACTATTCCATGGCCAACGTGCCGGGCGATCCGGTGCTCGAATTCCATGTCCGGCGCACGGCTGGCGGCGCCACAAGTGCCCATGTCGCGGAAAAGCTGACGGTCGGCGACAGCGTGCGTGTAGAGGGACCGTTCGGCGCCTCCTATCTCCGCGAATCCCACCGCGGCCCGATCATCGCCGTCGCCGGCGGCTCGGGCATGGCGCCGATCAAGTCGGTGATCGAGCGCGCCCTGCAGAAGGAATTGCCGCAGCACATCTATTTCTATTTTGGCGTCCGCAGCGAACGCGATCTCTACCTGCATGATCACTTCGCGGCGCTCGCGGCGAAGCACAAGACGCTTCACTTCGTGCCGGTCCTGAGCGAAGGCGGCGATTCGACCCTGCGGCACGGCCTGGTCCACGAAGCCGTCGCGCAGGATTTCGACGAGGTCGATGGCTGCAAGGCCTATCTCGCCGGTCCGCCGGTCATGGTCGAGGCCGCGACGCTGATGCTGGAGCAGCGAGGGATGCGCCGCGCCGATATCCATGCCGACGCCTTCTACACGGCGGCGGAAATGGCAACCGCCGGCAAGAAGACAGGGGCGGACCAGTGA
- the yajC gene encoding preprotein translocase subunit YajC — translation MFISQAWAQGAGGGGGDFLVQLFPLVLIFVVFYFLLIRPQQAKVRAQREMLAGVKRGDRVVTGGGIIGLVTKVISDNEVQVELAEGVRVRIIKQTITDILTRGESVRGPKDSSEEDDKPMLPPPAPAPERKSLLGSLFGGGKK, via the coding sequence ATGTTCATTTCGCAGGCGTGGGCGCAGGGTGCAGGTGGCGGTGGCGGGGATTTCCTCGTCCAGCTCTTCCCGCTGGTCCTCATCTTCGTCGTCTTCTACTTCCTGCTGATCCGCCCGCAGCAGGCCAAGGTGCGCGCCCAGCGCGAAATGCTGGCCGGGGTGAAGCGCGGCGACCGCGTCGTCACCGGCGGCGGCATCATCGGTCTGGTGACCAAGGTCATCTCCGACAACGAGGTCCAGGTGGAACTCGCCGAAGGCGTGCGGGTTCGCATCATCAAGCAGACCATCACGGATATCCTGACGCGCGGCGAATCGGTGCGCGGTCCGAAGGACAGCAGCGAGGAAGACGACAAGCCCATGCTGCCGCCGCCGGCCCCCGCGCCGGAGCGCAAGAGCCTGCTGGGCAGCCTGTTCGGCGGCGGCAAGAAGTAA
- a CDS encoding ABC transporter permease, with protein MTTKGAPSPWRDPVALLAAPAVLYLLVVYAFPLLWLFMKSLTGPGGLTIQPYVAFLSDPFNWRVIGNTLRVAAWVTVVCFVIGYPAAFALARAGAVLQIVMLVSIILPLSVGAVVKAFAWQIVLRRDGIVSQTLVGLGLWDEPQRLLFTETGLVLGAANIFLPFMILPIYSVVKLIDPRLSEAGATLGATPLYRFAHVTLPLTLPGIVSGVAFVFSMSVSMFVIPSLLIGDRFQTLSTLTGRSFLLMRNEQLGSTTAVILLVLAVSIVVGSTWLARRIGGSTT; from the coding sequence ATGACGACCAAAGGCGCGCCCTCGCCGTGGCGGGATCCCGTCGCCCTCCTCGCGGCGCCGGCGGTCCTCTATCTGCTGGTCGTCTACGCCTTCCCCCTGCTCTGGCTCTTCATGAAGAGCCTGACGGGGCCTGGCGGGCTGACGATCCAGCCCTACGTCGCCTTCCTCAGCGACCCCTTCAACTGGCGCGTCATCGGCAACACGCTGCGGGTCGCTGCCTGGGTCACCGTCGTCTGCTTCGTGATCGGCTATCCCGCCGCCTTCGCGCTGGCCCGTGCCGGCGCGGTGCTGCAGATCGTGATGCTGGTCTCGATCATCCTGCCGCTCTCGGTCGGCGCCGTGGTCAAGGCCTTCGCCTGGCAGATCGTGCTGCGCCGCGACGGCATCGTCTCGCAGACCCTGGTGGGGCTGGGCCTCTGGGACGAGCCGCAGCGGCTGCTCTTCACCGAGACCGGCCTGGTGCTGGGCGCGGCCAACATCTTCCTGCCCTTCATGATCCTGCCGATTTACTCCGTGGTGAAACTGATCGACCCGCGCCTCAGCGAGGCCGGCGCGACGCTGGGCGCGACGCCGCTCTACCGCTTCGCCCACGTCACCCTGCCGCTCACGCTGCCGGGGATCGTCTCCGGCGTCGCCTTCGTCTTCTCGATGAGCGTGTCGATGTTCGTCATCCCCTCGCTGCTGATCGGCGACCGGTTCCAGACCCTGTCGACGCTCACCGGTCGCTCGTTCCTGCTGATGCGTAACGAGCAGCTCGGCTCGACCACCGCCGTCATCCTGCTGGTGCTGGCCGTCTCCATCGTCGTGGGCTCGACCTGGCTGGCGCGCCGGATCGGAGGCAGCACCACATGA
- a CDS encoding ABC transporter ATP-binding protein, translating into MTSDSFLDVAGAEKSFGGVTVLGGVDLQVAAGEFISLLGPSGCGKTTLLRIVAGLLAADRGAIRLDGEEIGARPPHRRDVGVVFQNYALFPHLTVAENIAFGLKARKHPAGEIGPTVRRFLSLVHLTDFADRSVRALSGGQQQRVAVARALAVQPKLLLLDEPFSALDRKLRENMQIELRRLLRELGITAVFVTHDQDEALTMSDRIAVMNKGAIEQLAEPATIYRSPATAFVLEFVGLSSRLSGTVVGQDYDHVIVDTAYGPLRAPGSFVAGASVVLAVRPERIKVNAPGDYAMVARLRDAVFQGSKVQLHFEAKDGDHLVVETADLSDGLPAPGTEMRLGWAVADTLIYPAP; encoded by the coding sequence GTGACCTCCGACTCGTTCCTCGACGTCGCCGGTGCCGAGAAGTCCTTCGGCGGCGTCACCGTTCTGGGCGGCGTCGACCTTCAGGTCGCCGCCGGCGAGTTCATATCGCTGCTCGGCCCCTCGGGATGCGGCAAGACCACTTTGTTGCGCATCGTGGCCGGCCTGCTGGCCGCCGACCGCGGCGCCATCCGGCTGGATGGCGAGGAGATCGGCGCCCGGCCGCCGCATCGGCGCGACGTCGGTGTCGTCTTCCAGAATTACGCGCTCTTCCCTCACCTGACGGTCGCCGAGAACATCGCCTTCGGCCTGAAGGCGCGAAAGCATCCCGCTGGCGAGATCGGCCCGACGGTGCGGCGCTTTCTGTCGCTCGTCCACCTGACCGACTTCGCCGACCGCTCGGTGCGGGCCCTGTCGGGCGGCCAACAACAACGCGTGGCGGTCGCCCGGGCGCTCGCCGTACAGCCGAAGCTGCTGCTGCTCGACGAGCCCTTTTCCGCGCTCGACCGCAAGCTGCGCGAGAACATGCAGATCGAGCTGCGCCGCCTGCTGCGCGAACTGGGCATCACCGCCGTCTTCGTCACCCACGACCAGGACGAAGCGCTCACCATGTCCGACCGCATCGCGGTGATGAACAAGGGCGCGATCGAGCAACTGGCAGAGCCGGCCACGATCTACCGCTCGCCCGCCACCGCCTTCGTGCTCGAATTCGTCGGCCTCTCCTCGCGTCTCTCCGGCACGGTCGTCGGCCAGGACTACGACCACGTCATCGTCGACACCGCGTACGGCCCGCTGCGCGCGCCGGGCAGCTTCGTGGCCGGCGCGTCCGTCGTGCTCGCCGTGCGTCCTGAGCGTATCAAAGTGAATGCGCCGGGCGATTATGCGATGGTCGCGCGCCTGCGCGATGCCGTGTTCCAGGGATCGAAGGTCCAGCTCCATTTCGAGGCGAAGGACGGCGACCATCTGGTGGTCGAAACGGCCGATCTGTCCGACGGCCTGCCCGCGCCCGGCACCGAGATGCGGCTGGGCTGGGCCGTTGCCGACACGCTGATCTACCCGGCGCCATGA
- a CDS encoding polysaccharide deacetylase family protein, which produces MRDLKGYGRTPPNPQWPNGARVAVSFVINFEEGAEMSLSAGDAHNEKVYEVTDEVVGVPDRCMESHFEYGTKAAWWRIADALERLGVPATVSTCGLAAELSPWLIQDAVARGHEISCHGWRWEKHAHMEEVKEREIIARTVKALTEIAGTRPVGWHTRSTPSPNTRRLLVEEGGFLYDSDDYSDDLPFHVEVAGKRHLVLPYSFDTNDMHYHQGFHRFVSARDFADYTNDAFDTLWAEGEKSPKMMSIGLHLRMIGRPGRIAALDRIVSHMKQKGGAWFATRRQIAEHWQARFSG; this is translated from the coding sequence ATGCGCGACCTCAAGGGCTACGGCCGCACGCCGCCCAACCCGCAATGGCCAAACGGCGCGCGGGTCGCCGTCTCCTTCGTGATCAACTTCGAGGAAGGGGCGGAGATGTCGTTGTCGGCGGGCGACGCCCACAACGAGAAGGTCTATGAGGTCACCGACGAAGTCGTGGGCGTGCCCGACCGGTGCATGGAATCGCACTTCGAGTACGGCACCAAGGCCGCGTGGTGGCGCATTGCCGATGCGCTGGAGCGGCTGGGCGTGCCGGCAACGGTCAGCACCTGCGGCCTGGCCGCCGAACTGTCGCCCTGGCTGATCCAGGATGCGGTGGCGCGCGGCCACGAAATCTCCTGCCACGGCTGGCGTTGGGAAAAGCATGCCCACATGGAGGAGGTGAAGGAGCGCGAGATCATCGCCCGCACGGTCAAGGCGCTGACCGAGATCGCCGGCACGCGGCCTGTCGGCTGGCACACCCGCTCGACACCCTCGCCCAACACGCGCCGGCTGCTCGTCGAGGAAGGCGGCTTCCTCTACGACAGTGACGACTATTCGGACGACCTGCCCTTTCATGTCGAGGTCGCGGGCAAGCGCCACCTGGTGCTGCCCTACAGCTTCGACACCAACGACATGCACTATCACCAGGGCTTCCATCGCTTCGTATCGGCGCGCGACTTCGCCGACTATACGAACGACGCCTTCGACACGCTGTGGGCGGAGGGCGAGAAGTCACCGAAGATGATGTCGATCGGCCTGCACCTGCGCATGATCGGCCGCCCCGGCCGCATCGCCGCCCTCGACCGCATCGTCTCGCACATGAAGCAGAAAGGCGGCGCCTGGTTCGCCACCCGCCGCCAGATCGCAGAGCACTGGCAGGCGCGGTTCAGCGGGTAG
- a CDS encoding ABC transporter permease yields MTTLERVSQYVVWFIAGFTVVFLMTPLVVTIAVSFGSSTVFTLPPPDWSLRWYERLAGMRGLVPALLVSLQIAAVSTAVAMVLGTLCAIALVRGRFPGRETISTFLVSPLMLPGLVIGIAMLQGFKAMGLRDVYASLLVAHVVITLPYIVRTVVGALSLFDFSLIDAARTLGCSYPAALTRVLVPSLAPAFLTSGMFAFLASMDNYPISMFFTDAWTKTLPIQMLQYVEERPDPTIAAISAGLVLLAIVALVIGDRLVGLRKLADF; encoded by the coding sequence ATGACCACCCTCGAGCGCGTCTCGCAGTATGTCGTCTGGTTCATCGCGGGCTTCACCGTCGTCTTCCTGATGACGCCGCTCGTCGTCACCATCGCCGTCTCGTTCGGCTCGTCGACGGTCTTTACCTTGCCGCCGCCGGACTGGTCGCTACGCTGGTACGAGCGTCTTGCCGGCATGCGCGGACTCGTACCGGCTCTCCTCGTCTCGCTGCAGATCGCAGCCGTCTCTACGGCGGTCGCCATGGTCCTGGGCACCTTGTGCGCCATCGCGCTGGTGCGCGGTCGCTTTCCCGGTCGCGAGACGATCTCCACCTTTCTCGTCTCGCCGCTGATGCTGCCCGGTCTGGTGATCGGCATCGCCATGCTGCAGGGCTTCAAGGCGATGGGGCTACGCGACGTCTATGCCAGCCTGCTGGTCGCCCACGTCGTCATCACCCTGCCCTACATCGTGCGCACCGTCGTCGGCGCGCTTTCCCTGTTCGACTTCTCGCTGATCGATGCCGCGCGCACCCTGGGTTGCTCCTACCCGGCGGCGCTCACGCGGGTGCTGGTACCGTCACTCGCACCGGCCTTCCTGACCTCCGGCATGTTCGCGTTCCTGGCCTCCATGGACAATTATCCGATCTCGATGTTCTTCACCGATGCCTGGACCAAGACGCTGCCCATCCAGATGCTGCAATATGTCGAGGAACGGCCCGACCCGACCATCGCGGCGATTTCCGCCGGGCTGGTGCTACTCGCCATCGTGGCGCTCGTGATCGGCGACCGTCTCGTGGGCTTGCGCAAGCTCGCCGACTTCTAG
- a CDS encoding SDR family NAD(P)-dependent oxidoreductase — translation MSDLLRGRVAIVTGAGRGIGRAIAESLVAEGAQVIVADNGTSISGDGSDPEVARAAARELNDKAGGKSALAFTESVASPGVARQLVDLAVKTFGGIDIVVNNAAILRDSPVFSADPADWDAVIRTNLSAAFYLTSAASGVMRNRGKAGRIVNIVSSAGLSGALGQAAYASAKAGLLGLTRVAAMDLADAQITANAVLPFAGIQPADVASLVTALCLPAGEPITGQLLGVRDQEVFLFGQPQPVARLEAGAPDALAGDIARKLDRQLTDPFVL, via the coding sequence GTGAGCGATCTCCTGCGGGGAAGGGTCGCCATCGTCACCGGGGCCGGCCGCGGCATCGGCCGTGCCATCGCGGAGTCGCTGGTGGCTGAAGGGGCGCAGGTCATCGTGGCCGACAACGGTACCTCGATCTCGGGCGACGGCAGCGACCCGGAAGTGGCGCGCGCGGCTGCGCGTGAACTGAACGACAAGGCGGGCGGCAAGAGCGCCCTGGCCTTCACCGAAAGCGTTGCCTCGCCCGGCGTGGCCCGGCAGCTCGTCGACCTGGCGGTGAAGACGTTCGGCGGCATCGACATCGTCGTGAACAACGCCGCCATCCTGCGCGACTCGCCCGTCTTCAGTGCCGATCCCGCCGATTGGGATGCGGTGATCCGCACCAATCTCTCCGCCGCCTTCTACCTGACCAGCGCCGCCTCGGGCGTCATGCGCAACCGGGGCAAGGCGGGCCGCATCGTCAACATCGTCTCGTCGGCGGGCCTTTCCGGCGCTCTCGGCCAGGCTGCGTATGCCAGCGCCAAGGCTGGCTTGCTCGGCCTGACGCGCGTCGCGGCGATGGACCTCGCCGACGCGCAGATCACCGCTAACGCCGTGTTGCCGTTCGCAGGCATCCAGCCCGCAGACGTCGCGAGCCTGGTGACTGCGCTCTGCTTACCCGCAGGCGAACCCATCACCGGCCAGTTGCTGGGTGTACGCGACCAGGAGGTCTTCCTGTTCGGCCAACCGCAGCCGGTCGCACGCCTCGAAGCGGGCGCACCGGACGCGCTCGCGGGCGACATCGCCCGCAAGCTCGACCGCCAGCTCACCGACCCTTTCGTCTTGTGA